In a genomic window of Sutcliffiella sp. FSL R7-0096:
- a CDS encoding MFS transporter, translating into MVPIQKKEVLWTKSFIMLMVGNLFVFMSFQMLIPTLPPYIKSLGASGLEIGLVTALFSIGAVLSRPFIGYMLEYRARKPLVLIGAVALLAVTVIYPLSQIVVIFLLFRFIHGLAWGWSTTVNGTAAVDVIPRSRLGEGMGYYGLSITIGMIIAPSLGIYLYQVTEFSNLIIVSAVLGLIALGLLAIVHYQTPASVEKTKREDLKFSYFGSLVEKSSWYPAFITLIATFGYGSIVTFIVIFGEERGIDQIFLFYLVNAIMASLSRPVAGKWFDNHGPRGLVLMCMFLSFVGMWVLSFAHSNLFIIVAGALFGVGFGSLIPTLQSWTLSMTPENRRGVANGMFFSSIDLGIGLSGIIFGILAQFVQTAVLFQISSTFMLIAMIFAWIEGRRRKREVLEEMREGA; encoded by the coding sequence ATGGTACCGATTCAGAAAAAAGAAGTGTTATGGACAAAATCGTTCATCATGTTGATGGTTGGCAATCTGTTTGTATTCATGTCATTTCAGATGTTGATTCCTACCCTTCCGCCATATATTAAATCACTCGGGGCCTCAGGTCTTGAAATCGGATTGGTTACCGCTTTGTTTTCGATCGGTGCAGTACTGAGCAGGCCGTTTATCGGATACATGCTCGAGTACCGGGCGCGTAAGCCACTTGTGTTGATCGGTGCGGTCGCTTTGCTTGCGGTGACGGTGATTTATCCATTGTCCCAGATTGTGGTTATCTTCCTTTTGTTCCGTTTTATCCATGGTTTGGCCTGGGGATGGTCAACAACCGTCAATGGTACGGCAGCCGTGGATGTTATTCCCCGTTCCCGCTTAGGAGAAGGAATGGGTTACTATGGGTTGTCGATTACAATCGGGATGATTATCGCCCCGAGTTTAGGAATCTACCTCTATCAGGTGACCGAGTTTTCTAACCTGATCATTGTATCAGCCGTTCTCGGTTTGATTGCACTTGGATTACTCGCGATTGTCCACTATCAGACGCCTGCTTCTGTGGAAAAAACAAAAAGGGAAGACCTGAAGTTTTCCTACTTCGGCTCCTTAGTGGAAAAAAGCAGCTGGTATCCGGCGTTTATCACGTTGATTGCAACGTTCGGATACGGTTCGATTGTCACGTTTATTGTTATTTTCGGAGAAGAGCGGGGAATTGACCAGATTTTCCTTTTCTATCTTGTAAATGCCATTATGGCGTCCTTGTCACGCCCGGTAGCTGGGAAATGGTTTGATAATCATGGACCGCGTGGATTGGTGCTTATGTGCATGTTCCTATCATTTGTAGGAATGTGGGTGTTATCCTTTGCGCATTCCAATCTGTTCATTATTGTGGCAGGTGCCTTGTTTGGGGTAGGGTTTGGTTCCTTGATTCCAACCTTGCAGTCATGGACGTTATCCATGACACCGGAAAACAGACGTGGCGTGGCGAACGGCATGTTCTTCTCCTCCATTGACCTTGGAATCGGACTGAGCGGCATCATCTTCGGCATCCTGGCCCAATTTGTCCAAACCGCCGTCCTCTTCCAAATCTCCAGCACCTTCATGCTGATCGCCATGATCTTCGCCTGGATCGAAGGAAGACGAAGAAAACGAGAAGTCCTCGAGGAGATGAGGGAAGGCGCTTAA
- a CDS encoding YwbE family protein, which yields MNGQKRADISIGLPVKIVLKQDQRTGKLTSGIVKDILTKSPNHPHGIKVRLQDGQVGRVKEIDK from the coding sequence ATGAATGGACAAAAACGGGCAGATATATCTATTGGCCTACCAGTGAAAATTGTACTCAAACAGGATCAGCGTACAGGAAAACTGACAAGCGGCATCGTCAAAGACATCCTTACCAAATCCCCAAACCACCCACACGGCATCAAAGTCCGCCTACAAGACGGCCAAGTCGGAAGGGTCAAAGAAATAGACAAATAA